Proteins co-encoded in one Opitutus terrae PB90-1 genomic window:
- a CDS encoding ABC transporter permease → MKHALRSLLKSPGFTALAIVTLALGIGMNTAMFSILNGFLLRPLSYPHSERLFQLDRQSPQQPHDDHSPANAADIVAAASDVADLAMTRYWAFTLTVAHQAPDVPIALRVSPNYFDVLGVRPALGRVFRPDENTSGRSNVIVLTHRYWQNHFQGAPDIVGRTVRLDGTPVEIVGVLPPDPDEVRLLGAVGFYRPLALSDAERANRSEGGLGLIGRYRPNVTPEQAAERFAVIARRLAADHPAENGNLQLGLRSLQSTLLAGTGLNMTLVLIGLSGFVLLIACANLANLLLARAISRVHEFSIRAALGATRAQLIRPLALECLLLATAGASAALLVATWTSDWLSARFGGPDTPVDFSADPRVLAFALAASALTALLFGVGPAWWAARVSANDSLKAGGRGATGTRTQTRYRQLLIATQFALALMLLAGAIFFVRGLEKLIGARKGWNPMPVVSGVINLASPTRFGSAEPILAFHAQLRDRLLALPGVKNACVSFDLPLFNSPSRRNFLVEGRPAPAAGQEIAAFTNGVSPGFLDTMGLHLLRGRFIDNTDRLGSRPVVVINETMARTLFSGEEAVGHRLAQAGGDKPVWAEIVGVVEDTRALDMAPSPVRFQVYKPFAHEAWQFVTIAVRVADPAKSAALLEPIRQTVAALDPDQPVLRLMTVPQRIESNFKVWETIDRLLMVFAGLGLLLAALGIYGVVTRVVTQRTPEIGIRLALGAQIRDIVGLVLGGGVRLAFAGTLLGSIGAACLLQFTSQALPAFGRVEPVTIVLSAVALVSLPCSPACFRPAALRASTLRWPCGPSDRCHERRSARHTMLGMTSASADRCRTWRSPEG, encoded by the coding sequence ATGAAACACGCGCTCCGCTCGCTCTTGAAGTCCCCCGGCTTCACCGCTCTCGCGATCGTCACCCTCGCCCTCGGCATCGGGATGAACACCGCGATGTTCAGCATCCTGAACGGCTTTCTGCTCCGTCCCCTTTCGTATCCCCATTCTGAGCGGCTCTTCCAGCTCGACCGCCAGTCGCCGCAGCAGCCGCACGACGACCATTCGCCGGCCAACGCCGCCGACATCGTCGCCGCCGCGAGCGACGTCGCCGACCTCGCGATGACGCGCTACTGGGCCTTCACGCTCACCGTTGCCCACCAGGCGCCCGACGTGCCGATCGCGCTGCGCGTCAGCCCGAATTATTTCGACGTCCTCGGCGTTCGTCCCGCACTCGGCCGCGTCTTTCGGCCCGACGAAAATACGTCCGGCCGCAGCAATGTCATCGTCCTCACGCACCGTTATTGGCAAAACCATTTCCAGGGTGCGCCCGACATCGTGGGCCGCACCGTCCGGCTCGACGGGACGCCGGTCGAGATCGTTGGCGTGCTTCCGCCCGACCCGGATGAGGTCCGCCTCCTCGGCGCTGTCGGCTTTTATCGGCCGCTCGCGTTGTCCGACGCCGAGCGCGCCAACCGCAGCGAGGGCGGCCTCGGCTTGATTGGCCGCTACCGGCCGAACGTCACTCCGGAACAAGCCGCCGAACGCTTCGCGGTCATCGCCCGCCGCCTGGCCGCCGATCATCCTGCTGAAAACGGCAACCTCCAGCTTGGGCTCCGGTCGCTGCAGTCCACGCTGCTCGCCGGCACCGGCCTGAACATGACGCTCGTGCTGATCGGCCTCTCCGGTTTCGTCCTGCTCATCGCCTGCGCCAATCTCGCGAACCTACTCCTCGCCCGCGCGATCTCCCGGGTCCACGAGTTCTCCATCCGCGCCGCCCTCGGCGCCACCCGCGCTCAGCTCATCCGGCCGCTCGCCCTCGAATGCCTCCTGCTGGCCACGGCCGGTGCGTCCGCCGCCCTCCTCGTGGCCACCTGGACCAGCGATTGGCTCAGCGCCCGCTTCGGCGGTCCGGACACGCCCGTGGACTTCTCCGCCGACCCGCGCGTGCTCGCTTTCGCGCTCGCCGCCTCGGCGCTCACGGCGCTGCTCTTCGGCGTCGGTCCGGCATGGTGGGCGGCGCGCGTGTCGGCCAACGACTCGCTGAAGGCCGGCGGCCGCGGCGCCACCGGCACCCGCACGCAGACGCGTTACCGGCAGCTTCTCATCGCCACCCAGTTCGCCCTCGCCCTCATGCTGCTTGCCGGCGCCATCTTTTTCGTGCGCGGGCTCGAGAAGCTCATTGGCGCCCGCAAGGGTTGGAACCCCATGCCCGTCGTTTCCGGCGTGATCAATCTCGCCTCGCCCACGCGTTTCGGCAGCGCCGAGCCGATCCTCGCGTTTCACGCGCAGCTGCGCGATCGCCTCCTCGCACTGCCTGGCGTGAAGAACGCCTGCGTCAGCTTCGACCTGCCGCTGTTCAACTCCCCCTCGCGCCGCAACTTCCTCGTCGAGGGCCGACCTGCACCCGCGGCCGGCCAGGAGATCGCCGCCTTCACCAACGGCGTCTCGCCCGGTTTTCTCGACACGATGGGACTGCACCTCCTCCGCGGCCGGTTCATCGATAACACCGACCGGCTCGGATCCCGACCCGTCGTCGTGATCAACGAGACCATGGCCCGCACGCTCTTCTCCGGGGAGGAGGCGGTCGGCCACCGTCTGGCCCAGGCTGGCGGTGACAAACCGGTGTGGGCGGAGATTGTCGGCGTAGTCGAGGACACCCGCGCGCTCGACATGGCGCCGTCCCCGGTGCGGTTCCAGGTCTACAAGCCGTTCGCACACGAAGCGTGGCAGTTCGTCACGATCGCCGTGCGTGTCGCGGATCCCGCGAAGTCCGCCGCGCTGCTCGAGCCGATTCGCCAGACGGTCGCCGCGCTCGATCCCGACCAGCCTGTCCTGCGACTGATGACAGTGCCTCAACGGATCGAAAGTAATTTCAAGGTCTGGGAGACGATCGATCGGCTGCTCATGGTCTTTGCCGGACTCGGACTGTTGCTGGCTGCGCTGGGCATCTACGGGGTGGTTACCCGCGTGGTGACGCAGCGCACTCCCGAGATCGGCATCCGTCTCGCGCTCGGGGCGCAAATCCGCGACATCGTCGGTCTCGTGCTCGGCGGCGGCGTCCGCCTGGCGTTCGCCGGCACGCTCCTCGGTTCGATTGGCGCCGCGTGCTTGCTGCAGTTCACCTCGCAGGCGCTTCCCGCGTTCGGCCGCGTCGAGCCGGTTACGATCGTGCTCTCGGCGGTCGCCTTGGTCTCGTTGCCCTGCTCGCCTGCCTGCTTCCGGCCCGCCGCGCTGCGCGCGTCGACCCTGCGGTGGCCTTGCGGACCGAGTGATCGCTGCCACGAGCGGCGATCCGCACGTCATACCATGTTGGGAATGACGTCGGCATCGGCTGATCGGTGCCGAACGTGGCGCAGCCCGGAGGGATGA
- a CDS encoding ABC transporter permease, with protein sequence MFPLRYAFRSLAKSPGYTAIALVTLALGIGVNTSMFSIIDALLFRAAPYAEPEKLVQLTGQLQSGPLFFGRFSAQEVREIAPQATGFAALTAYDRTMATLAAPGQPAERLLAIRFTRGAFETLRVAPLLGRTFTAEEFQPGRDQVAMLTESAWRARFAADPAIIGRTLRLDGEIVTIVGVLPARAEYRVYWGGASLWRPLNFTPDQLNFRGYRQFWVIGRLQPDVTPAAIEAQLAPLAARQTQEFPRDYPGLHYEAAPLNERVLDNVRRNMSWMLLGLAGFVLLIGCANLANLQLARATGSVRDFAIRAALGASRRHLIAQQLTESLLLSLAGGALGLLLAGWLNTLAEHALLVDGAPGFTVDIDARILALTLLISVFTGVLFGLVPALIASRPNVVATLKAQGRGSTGTRSQQRLRHALIIGEVTLALVLLAGAAIINRGLARMLARESGWDTGRVLTAILPIPETRYPTAARRVEFFHQLEEKLAAIPGVEHAALATSLPLLVDGTTRQVFVDAPAADGSAAGIVAVHQMVTSDYFSAMGIRLLEGHAFPRDLQPDGPAYILVNETLARHFWPNESAVGKRLGSVQEGQPVWREVIGVVRDVEPVASAENPTTRLTVYRPLVQEPWSYVNVVLRAAPGIGAVETLAEPLRRAIAAQDPDLAADFVVSVRTYVAAAQSNMILVGRLLIGFAVLGLVLAAVGLYGVISHTVAQRLPEFGIRLALGALPRDLLRQVLIRGVRLTTFGLALGLVGALVLGRLLGSIMPRLARPDPLGLAGVVLLLLVVTVVACWFPAQRAMRANPLDALRAE encoded by the coding sequence ATGTTTCCCCTCCGCTACGCTTTTCGCTCGCTCGCGAAATCGCCCGGCTACACCGCCATCGCGCTCGTCACCCTCGCGCTCGGCATCGGCGTCAACACGTCGATGTTCAGCATCATCGACGCCCTGCTCTTCCGCGCCGCGCCGTATGCGGAGCCCGAAAAGCTCGTGCAGCTCACCGGGCAACTCCAATCCGGTCCGCTCTTCTTCGGCCGTTTCTCCGCCCAGGAGGTCCGCGAGATCGCACCGCAGGCGACCGGCTTCGCCGCGCTGACCGCCTACGACCGCACGATGGCCACGCTCGCCGCTCCGGGCCAGCCGGCCGAGCGACTGCTCGCGATCCGTTTCACCCGTGGCGCGTTCGAGACCTTGCGCGTCGCGCCGCTCCTCGGCCGCACGTTCACCGCCGAGGAATTCCAGCCCGGTCGTGATCAGGTCGCGATGCTCACCGAGTCGGCCTGGCGCGCGCGCTTCGCCGCCGATCCTGCGATCATCGGTCGCACGCTTCGGCTCGACGGCGAGATCGTCACGATCGTGGGCGTGCTGCCAGCCCGCGCCGAGTATCGAGTCTATTGGGGCGGAGCCAGCTTGTGGCGGCCGCTCAACTTCACGCCCGACCAGCTGAACTTTCGCGGCTACCGGCAGTTTTGGGTGATCGGCCGGCTCCAGCCCGACGTCACGCCCGCCGCGATCGAAGCGCAGCTCGCCCCGCTCGCGGCCCGACAGACGCAGGAGTTTCCCCGCGACTATCCGGGTCTTCACTACGAGGCGGCGCCCCTGAACGAGCGCGTGCTCGACAACGTCCGGCGCAATATGTCGTGGATGCTGCTCGGGCTCGCTGGCTTCGTGCTGCTGATCGGCTGCGCCAATCTCGCCAATCTCCAACTCGCCCGCGCGACCGGCTCCGTGCGCGACTTCGCGATTCGCGCCGCGCTCGGCGCCTCGCGGCGGCACCTCATCGCGCAACAGCTCACCGAATCGCTGCTGCTCTCGCTCGCGGGCGGCGCGCTCGGGCTGCTGCTGGCCGGCTGGCTCAACACGCTCGCCGAACACGCGCTGCTCGTCGACGGCGCGCCCGGGTTCACCGTCGACATCGACGCCCGTATCCTGGCGCTCACGCTGCTGATTTCGGTTTTCACCGGCGTGCTCTTCGGTCTCGTGCCCGCGCTGATCGCTTCGCGGCCCAACGTCGTGGCGACCTTGAAGGCGCAAGGGCGCGGCTCAACCGGCACCCGCAGCCAGCAGCGACTGCGTCATGCGCTCATCATCGGCGAGGTCACGCTCGCGCTGGTCCTGCTTGCCGGCGCCGCGATCATCAACCGCGGACTCGCCCGGATGCTCGCGCGCGAAAGCGGCTGGGACACCGGGCGCGTGCTCACCGCGATCCTGCCGATTCCCGAAACTCGCTACCCGACCGCCGCGCGTCGCGTGGAGTTTTTCCATCAGCTGGAGGAAAAGCTCGCCGCCATCCCCGGCGTCGAGCACGCCGCCCTGGCCACGTCGCTCCCATTGCTCGTCGACGGCACCACGCGACAGGTGTTCGTCGACGCCCCGGCGGCCGATGGCAGCGCCGCCGGCATCGTGGCGGTCCATCAGATGGTCACCTCCGACTATTTCTCGGCCATGGGGATCCGGCTGCTCGAGGGCCACGCGTTTCCGCGGGATCTTCAGCCCGATGGTCCGGCCTACATCCTCGTCAACGAAACGCTCGCGCGTCATTTCTGGCCCAACGAGAGCGCCGTGGGCAAACGCCTCGGCAGCGTGCAGGAGGGCCAGCCGGTGTGGCGCGAAGTGATCGGCGTCGTGCGCGACGTGGAGCCGGTCGCGAGCGCGGAGAACCCAACCACCCGGCTCACCGTCTACCGGCCGCTCGTGCAGGAGCCGTGGTCCTACGTCAACGTCGTGCTGCGCGCCGCTCCAGGCATCGGGGCGGTCGAAACCCTGGCCGAGCCGCTGCGGCGCGCGATCGCCGCGCAGGATCCCGATCTCGCCGCGGATTTCGTCGTCAGCGTCCGCACCTACGTCGCCGCCGCGCAAAGCAACATGATCCTCGTCGGCCGGCTGCTCATCGGGTTCGCCGTGCTTGGGCTCGTGCTCGCCGCGGTCGGACTCTACGGCGTCATCTCCCACACCGTCGCGCAACGGCTGCCCGAATTCGGCATCCGACTCGCGCTCGGGGCGCTGCCACGCGACCTGCTCCGTCAGGTGCTGATCCGCGGTGTGCGACTGACGACCTTCGGTCTGGCGCTTGGGCTCGTCGGCGCACTCGTGCTCGGCCGCCTGCTCGGCTCGATCATGCCCCGGCTCGCGCGACCTGATCCGCTCGGCTTGGCGGGAGTCGTCTTGCTCCTGTTGGTCGTGACGGTCGTCGCCTGCTGGTTCCCGGCGCAGCGCGCCATGCGCGCCAATCCGCTCGATGCGCTCCGCGCCGAATAG
- a CDS encoding ABC transporter permease, whose amino-acid sequence MSTLLQDLRFALRLFAKSPGFTAVVVLTLALGIGANTAIFTVINTTFLRALPYAEPDRLAHVSESNKQWDDMSVSYPNFLDWQTAQTVFSAMAIYRTDGQKLQTPTATERVSVGYVSGEFFPAVGVHVARGRDLTPADDAVGAAPVAWITHALWERMFASSPDVVGTTTILDGQNVAIAGVLPPSFRFHRGMDVIVPLAPYAEAMFMRNRENHNGTAVIARLKPGVTFEAARAQMTAIGQRLAQEYPSANAGAGINVRPLRERFAGWARTNLFLLTGAVGMVLLIACVNVANMLLARAGARDREMAIRTSLGATRGDLLRQLLVESMLLAMVGGGLGLLLGSWGYQFAQSQLVPWELRGLVDASSGVDGRVLAFAAGIALFTGFAFGIAPAWQLSHTNPNDALKNTRRVVRTVFGRFHLGDLLVVAQVALALMLLVGAGLMIRSLQQLANVSSGLAPERVLTLRVTTPPMQEYMGNPFAYVAHHERVLEAVQRLPEVESAAFGSSLPFSWNTSSSWVFRPDRPAPAAGDYPSANTHVITLDYFRTMGIPLLRGQSFDGHEPQPVVPPGGMKGMETLVEIYRDLEIQTVISQRMADLLFPGEDPLGKLFQLGKPEMHLPRFRVIGLVGNTTQNGLDQAAPPEFYVTLRQFPAPNDQFLVIRSRLDPAALTASVRRAIQAVAPHETVFDIKPMSQRIDDTVAGRRFNMSLFIFFGGVALLLSAIGIYGVLAFNVSRKTRETGIRMALGAQRRDIILGTLGHGFALVLPGAVIGLAGAWIGSRLLQSQLYAVSGTDLLTYVVGGLVLLVIAFTACFLPARRAAKVDPVHALRSE is encoded by the coding sequence ATGTCCACCCTGCTGCAGGATCTGCGTTTCGCGTTGCGTCTCTTCGCCAAGTCACCCGGGTTCACCGCGGTCGTCGTGCTGACCCTGGCGCTCGGGATCGGCGCCAACACCGCCATCTTCACGGTCATCAACACGACCTTCCTGCGCGCGCTGCCTTACGCCGAGCCCGACCGGCTCGCCCACGTCTCGGAGAGCAACAAGCAGTGGGACGACATGTCCGTCTCCTACCCCAACTTCCTCGACTGGCAGACCGCGCAGACGGTGTTCAGCGCCATGGCGATCTACCGGACCGACGGCCAAAAGCTTCAAACTCCCACCGCGACCGAGCGCGTCAGCGTCGGCTACGTCTCCGGCGAATTCTTCCCCGCGGTCGGCGTGCATGTCGCCCGCGGTCGTGATCTCACTCCCGCTGACGATGCCGTCGGCGCCGCGCCCGTCGCGTGGATCACGCACGCACTGTGGGAGCGGATGTTTGCCAGCTCACCCGACGTGGTCGGCACCACCACGATCCTCGACGGCCAGAACGTCGCGATCGCCGGCGTGCTGCCGCCGTCGTTTCGGTTTCATCGCGGCATGGACGTGATCGTGCCCCTCGCGCCGTATGCCGAGGCGATGTTCATGCGGAACCGGGAAAATCACAACGGCACCGCCGTGATCGCCCGGCTCAAGCCCGGTGTCACGTTCGAGGCCGCCCGCGCGCAAATGACCGCGATCGGTCAGCGGCTCGCGCAGGAATATCCCTCCGCCAACGCCGGCGCCGGCATCAACGTCCGGCCGCTGCGCGAACGCTTCGCCGGCTGGGCGCGCACGAATCTTTTTCTGCTCACCGGGGCCGTCGGCATGGTGCTGCTCATCGCGTGCGTCAACGTCGCCAACATGCTGCTCGCGCGCGCTGGCGCCCGCGATCGCGAGATGGCGATCCGCACCTCGCTCGGCGCCACGCGCGGCGACCTGCTTCGGCAACTGCTCGTGGAAAGCATGCTGCTCGCCATGGTCGGTGGCGGGCTCGGCCTGTTGCTCGGCAGCTGGGGTTACCAGTTCGCCCAGTCGCAGCTCGTGCCTTGGGAGCTGCGCGGGCTGGTCGACGCGAGCAGCGGCGTCGACGGCCGCGTGCTCGCCTTCGCCGCCGGCATCGCACTGTTCACCGGTTTCGCGTTTGGTATCGCGCCGGCCTGGCAGCTCTCGCACACCAACCCGAACGACGCGCTCAAGAACACCCGGCGCGTCGTGCGCACGGTGTTCGGCCGGTTTCACCTCGGCGATCTGCTGGTCGTCGCGCAGGTCGCGCTCGCGTTGATGCTTCTCGTCGGCGCCGGGCTGATGATCCGCAGCCTGCAACAGCTCGCCAACGTGTCCTCCGGCCTCGCGCCCGAGCGCGTGCTCACGTTGCGCGTGACGACGCCGCCGATGCAGGAATACATGGGCAATCCGTTCGCCTACGTGGCACACCACGAGCGCGTGCTCGAAGCGGTGCAGCGTCTGCCCGAGGTCGAGAGCGCCGCCTTCGGCTCGAGCCTGCCGTTCTCCTGGAACACCTCGAGCAGCTGGGTCTTCCGCCCCGACCGGCCCGCACCTGCCGCCGGCGATTATCCTTCCGCCAACACGCACGTCATCACGCTCGACTACTTTCGCACGATGGGCATTCCCCTGCTGCGCGGCCAGAGCTTCGACGGCCACGAACCGCAGCCGGTGGTCCCGCCCGGCGGAATGAAGGGCATGGAAACGCTCGTCGAGATCTATCGTGATCTCGAGATCCAGACGGTGATCAGCCAGCGCATGGCCGACCTGCTTTTCCCGGGCGAGGATCCGCTCGGCAAACTGTTCCAACTCGGCAAGCCCGAGATGCACCTGCCGCGATTCCGCGTCATCGGTCTGGTCGGCAACACGACCCAAAACGGACTCGACCAGGCGGCACCGCCCGAATTCTACGTCACGCTCCGCCAGTTCCCCGCGCCGAACGACCAGTTCCTCGTCATCCGTTCGCGCCTCGATCCCGCCGCGCTGACTGCCTCGGTTCGCCGCGCCATCCAGGCGGTCGCACCGCACGAGACCGTGTTCGACATCAAGCCGATGTCGCAGCGGATCGACGACACCGTGGCCGGGCGACGGTTCAACATGAGCCTGTTCATCTTTTTCGGCGGCGTGGCGCTCCTGCTCTCGGCGATCGGCATCTACGGCGTGCTCGCGTTCAACGTCAGCCGCAAGACGCGCGAAACCGGCATCCGGATGGCACTCGGCGCGCAGCGCCGCGACATCATCCTCGGCACGCTCGGCCACGGTTTCGCGCTGGTGCTGCCCGGCGCGGTCATTGGGCTCGCGGGAGCCTGGATCGGTTCACGGCTGCTGCAAAGCCAGCTCTACGCCGTCAGCGGCACGGACCTGCTCACGTATGTGGTAGGCGGTCTTGTCCTGCTCGTGATCGCGTTCACCGCCTGCTTCCTGCCGGCGCGCCGCGCCGCGAAGGTCGATCCGGTTCATGCGTTGCGCTCCGAATAG
- a CDS encoding ABC transporter permease: MKFVFRSLLKSPGFTTIALLTLALGIGVNTAMFGLVNTLLFKAAPYPDAERLVRIFRTSPQSQTWPHSAAELVDLRAQAGSLERFTYFRWHTFSFAEPGQPAERIAGLAVAADFFKTLGVQPALGRSFSAEELTPGKDQVIVLSHGLWQRRFGGDPTIVGRTLRIDGQDVTVIGVMPAGVEYPMLWGRIDAWRPLALTTEQLQNRGNHYLNALGRLRTTTSLRQAQAEFDTIAARWAKDFPDVSSGAGLRLVVLHESTMDQVGRSLSLTVMGLAGFVLLIACANLANLQLARTASRAREYAIRAALGASRRRLIGELLLESVVLSLAGGALGFVLAQWVNDFLGRQIRIGDELGLAISLDLPVFVFALLVSLAAGLLFGVLPAWTASRADVNATLKQQGRGSTGDRSQHRLRHGLIVAEVALALSLLAAAGFFVRGVQRFSGLDMGWNRAGVLTATLNLPDSNYGKDDQKRAFYPQALERLAALPGVEHAALSSSLPIWGYNSSRDVVPEGRPLPPPSAVPLAYYVAVTADFFRVLEVPLVQGHDFSTNVRADNPRVAIVNETLARQFWPGENPIGKRIGSSDPDNKEWWEVIGVVRDVGFAGSLSAPDTRLQVYVPLVQEPWNYLSIALKFSDSAAATATSTAMANSLRQAIAGIDPDLPAYNIRTIEQAIERIARNILLANQLLVGFALLGLLLAAIGLYGVISNLVVQRTPEFGIRIALGAQARDVLWLVLGKGAQLAALGTALGLLGSFVLLRLFAAVIPALPGQDYLLLAGTVVLLLAVALFACWIPARRATRVNPLEALRAE, from the coding sequence ATGAAATTCGTCTTTCGCTCCCTCCTGAAGTCCCCCGGCTTCACGACGATCGCGCTGCTCACGCTCGCCCTGGGCATCGGCGTGAACACCGCCATGTTCGGCTTGGTCAACACGCTTCTGTTCAAGGCCGCGCCTTACCCCGACGCCGAACGTCTCGTTCGCATCTTTCGCACCTCGCCGCAATCGCAGACCTGGCCGCACTCCGCCGCCGAGCTCGTCGATTTGCGCGCGCAGGCCGGCTCGCTCGAACGCTTCACGTATTTCCGCTGGCACACGTTCAGTTTTGCCGAACCCGGCCAGCCCGCGGAACGCATCGCCGGGCTCGCCGTGGCGGCGGACTTCTTCAAAACCCTCGGTGTTCAGCCCGCGCTCGGTCGCAGTTTCAGTGCCGAGGAACTCACGCCCGGCAAGGATCAGGTCATCGTGCTCAGCCATGGTCTGTGGCAGCGCCGCTTCGGCGGCGATCCCACCATCGTGGGTCGCACGCTTCGGATCGACGGCCAGGACGTCACGGTCATCGGCGTCATGCCCGCCGGCGTCGAATACCCGATGCTCTGGGGCCGCATCGACGCGTGGCGGCCGCTCGCGCTCACGACCGAGCAACTCCAGAACCGCGGCAATCATTACCTCAACGCGCTCGGCCGTCTCCGGACCACCACATCGCTCCGCCAGGCGCAGGCCGAGTTCGACACGATCGCCGCACGTTGGGCGAAGGATTTCCCGGATGTCAGCTCCGGCGCGGGACTGCGGCTGGTGGTGCTGCACGAGTCCACGATGGACCAAGTCGGCCGCAGCCTGTCGCTGACGGTGATGGGCCTCGCCGGGTTCGTGCTGCTCATCGCCTGCGCCAACCTGGCCAATCTCCAACTCGCGCGTACGGCCAGTCGCGCGCGCGAGTATGCGATCCGCGCTGCGCTCGGCGCCTCGCGCCGGCGGCTGATCGGCGAATTGCTGCTCGAGAGCGTCGTGCTCTCGCTCGCCGGCGGCGCCCTCGGTTTCGTCCTCGCCCAATGGGTCAACGATTTCCTCGGCCGTCAGATCCGGATCGGCGATGAACTCGGGCTCGCCATCTCGCTCGACCTGCCGGTTTTCGTGTTCGCTTTGCTCGTCTCTCTCGCGGCCGGCCTGCTCTTCGGCGTGCTACCCGCGTGGACCGCCTCGCGAGCCGACGTAAACGCCACGCTCAAGCAGCAAGGTCGCGGCTCCACCGGCGATCGCTCGCAACACCGGCTGCGCCACGGCCTGATCGTCGCCGAGGTCGCGCTCGCGCTGTCGCTGCTCGCCGCCGCCGGCTTCTTCGTGCGCGGAGTCCAGCGCTTCAGCGGACTGGATATGGGCTGGAACCGCGCCGGCGTCCTCACCGCCACGCTCAACCTGCCCGATTCGAACTACGGCAAGGATGACCAGAAGCGCGCGTTCTACCCGCAGGCGCTCGAGCGGCTCGCCGCCTTGCCGGGCGTCGAACATGCCGCCCTGTCCTCGTCCCTGCCGATCTGGGGCTACAACAGCTCACGCGACGTCGTCCCCGAGGGCCGGCCGCTGCCACCGCCCAGCGCGGTTCCGCTGGCCTACTACGTCGCCGTCACCGCGGATTTCTTCCGCGTGCTCGAGGTTCCGCTCGTGCAGGGTCATGATTTCTCCACCAACGTCCGCGCCGACAACCCACGCGTGGCCATCGTCAACGAGACGCTCGCACGCCAGTTCTGGCCGGGCGAAAATCCGATCGGCAAACGCATCGGCAGCTCCGACCCCGACAACAAGGAGTGGTGGGAAGTCATCGGCGTCGTACGCGACGTCGGTTTCGCCGGCAGCCTGTCGGCGCCCGACACGCGGCTGCAGGTCTACGTGCCGCTCGTGCAGGAGCCGTGGAACTATCTCTCCATCGCGCTGAAATTCTCCGACAGCGCCGCCGCCACCGCCACCTCCACGGCGATGGCCAACAGTCTCCGCCAGGCCATCGCGGGGATTGATCCCGATTTGCCTGCCTACAACATCCGCACCATCGAACAGGCCATCGAGCGCATCGCCCGCAATATCCTGCTCGCGAACCAACTCCTGGTGGGCTTCGCGTTGCTCGGCCTGCTGCTCGCCGCGATCGGCCTCTACGGCGTGATCTCCAACCTAGTCGTGCAACGCACGCCGGAATTCGGCATTCGGATCGCGCTCGGCGCGCAGGCCCGCGACGTTCTCTGGCTCGTTCTCGGCAAGGGCGCGCAGCTCGCCGCGCTCGGCACCGCGCTCGGCCTGCTCGGCAGCTTCGTCCTGCTGCGCCTCTTCGCCGCGGTGATTCCGGCTCTGCCCGGCCAGGACTATCTCCTGCTCGCCGGCACCGTCGTCCTGCTGCTCGCCGTCGCCTTGTTCGCGTGCTGGATCCCCGCGCGCCGCGCCACCCGTGTGAACCCGCTCGAGGCCCTTCGCGCCGAATAG